A window of Solanum stenotomum isolate F172 chromosome 3, ASM1918654v1, whole genome shotgun sequence contains these coding sequences:
- the LOC125860881 gene encoding protein MHF2 homolog: MEKENTFDPDLVHEIFKLVWKRKAAERGKNELSENIENEVGASSSKRIRPTFANANALKLSSELLRVFVAEAIQRAATIAEAEGSVKIEATHLERILPQLLLDF, encoded by the exons ATGGAGAAGGAGAACACCTTCGATCCT GATTTGGTTCACGAAATTTTCAAGCTTGTTTGGAAAAGAAAAGCTGCAG AACGTGGGAAAAATGAATTATCTGAGAATATAGAGAACGAG GTTGGGGCTAGCTCATCAAAGAGAATTCGGCCTACTTTTG CCAATGCAAATGCACTGAAGCTGAGCTCTGAACTCCTCCGAGTCTTTGTAGCAG AAGCTATACAACGTGCTGCTACTATTGCTGAAGCTGAGGGCAGTGTCAAAATCGAAGCAACTCATCTAGAGAGGATACTTCCTCAGTTACTTTTAGATTTTTAA